The Anguilla rostrata isolate EN2019 chromosome 2, ASM1855537v3, whole genome shotgun sequence genome contains the following window.
GCTGAGTAAGCCTGAGTAAGCTACTGCAGGCATGTTGGATGTTGTTTgcaatgtttttcttccttcccCTTCTGACAGATGCATTCAGTGCTGCGCAACATTTTTTAGGATGAACGAAATTCTGGAAGAAGACGTaagtaaaatttttttatttgagacataaaataaaaagctaattCATATTTGCTACATTATCCAACCAATATCTGTGAGTACATAGTGGGTGGTGTTCAATATTTTGTGAACATCAGTTGTACCACACAGTAGAcaactttttaattttaatcattGCTGATATTGAATTTATCACAGTTTACTCAAACAATGGCTTGTATTGTCATTAGTCCGTTTTAACTGTGTAAAAATGCGATGTTCCTCCTGTTTTACAACTTCCACACCCTACCGCGAAGCCTAATTCATGCATTACATGGGGGcaaatgtgaataaatgaatacattcacCTGTATTCGCTGCATTAAAGGTGTGTGACTCATAAGCAGGTAAAGAAACATAACTGGTTTTTTAATACGGTGTGATGCGGTTTCTCTTAATTGCATTCTTAGGGTTggcgtgtttgttttttttggatttgcATGAATGCTTTATTGTGTATTAGAAGGAAGTTAGTACATTCCCTATTTAAAAATGGTATGTTTGTGGAATAGGTAGGCCAACAGCTTCACGGGACTTTTCCATTAAAGCTAAGAGTGTTTCATTGATTTGCCACTACTGTCTTCTTTGTTGATCATTGCCTCATGTAGATATGTTATCCCCCCTGCAGTGttgttgctgaaaaaaaaaaatataatgaatggtATGTTTAGGGCAAGCATCAGCATCTTTTTCCAGGCAGACCACGGACTGTTCGGAATTTACTATtaccaaatttattttcatattgatCATATTTACCTACCCTTGTTTGGTGGTAGTAGACATTGAACTGTTtctatcagattttttttgatTTCCAATATTGACTGTCAGTCCAAACCAAATCATAGCCTTCTTGTGAGCAAAATGCATACCAAAGAAGCTGCTTCTAAAATAATGCCCTCCTCTATCTTGGAGGTAAGATAGAGGAGGGCATGCTACCCCAGGTACTTTCTGTGTTTTACAGGCAGAGAGTTACTACATTAAAAACAGTAATGGGCACACAGTGCTAATTATATGGTATATTTAAATTGAGGTGCCCTACCTcataaaactgtgtttgtgtggcttgTGTAGATTCTGGGTGTGTTCAAACATTTCCAGGTAacatattaacatttaaaaaaaaattgtttctgcAGGAGTTCATTGCTGTTCGAGTCCAAGACCCACGGGTTCAGAATGAGGGCTTTTGGAATTCTTATGTGGACTTTAAGATATTTCTACACGTGAGTATATTTTGATAATGCATACCTCGATAAAGCCTAAAAGAAACCTCAGGTCAGTTCACCTAAACTTGTTAACTCcaagaaatatgtttattatgaAAAAAGTCAACATTCGGTCACCTTGGTGTCTTTCTCAGGAATTGGAATTCTTTTTCTAAACCTAAACCATTCACTAAAAGGAGCCTCCACttggaaaagaaacaaaaaacctcaaaatgcagagaatggtaaattaaatatatagcCACATGTGGCAAAGAGCTGGTTACAAGTTTTAAAGCAAGAGGATTATTTTATAGATTTCATGGCAGAGGAGGTGGTAATGCTAGAGGAAGAGACTTTAATGGTAATTTATAGTTTTAATGGCACCCTTGCAAATTGGATCTGAGGAGTTAATCGCCTGTTTGATGTCCCTGCAGTAGGTGCAGACGAGTTCaaaacctgtgtttttttacactttaaaaGCAGCATTATTGCTATTGGTATTTGAAGCATAAAGAGGTGAGTTGGCTGTTGATTGGTGGTCCTCGGCACAAACCTTTTAACGAAATTTTAGCAGAATGTAAGTTTGCAAGcctgcagtctttttttaaaaaacattttggccaACAACAGCTGTGGGTGGTTAGTGCAACAAGAGTTTTCAGAGCACAAAGGAGTCAATGACACTGATATGACTATTCATTTTCCTCCGTATGCAGCAACAGTACTCATTCATTCACTATTCAGCCATTCTTGGATGGAGGTTTATGAAATATGATGTATATGTTACAAATAATATCTGATAACCTTATTCAGTTGTACTTTAAAATGGGGTGGCCTACAATAGCCATACAATACATGGAAAAATAGAAATCCAGTGAGTTTCATACTCTTTGAGCTGAACAGGCTGTTTTCTGTGGATGTTGCTAGTTGATGCTAATACCATGAAAAAGTGGAAATGACCAAGGGCAGATTTATGCGAATGACAATGTTAAAAATGACTGGTTGTTTTAACTGGAGCCCAGTTGTGAAATAGAAATGGGCCAATTTTCAACAGACAGTTTAACCTGGTAGTTTTTTCCTTAttcacaaaccaaaaaaatgtggTACATTCCAATTTCTATGCTGTGGGACCTTTAATCATACCTGATGCCATAGTAAACAACCTAACTTCAGAGGCCACGTGAAATGCTCttggggtaaaaaaaacatcaacactGATATCTACTGGAtgctgataagacagccaattaGCAACAAGCTCGCAGAACTTTCACGTGATcatattgtgtgtttttgtcaatcacatggTGGCTACAAGGCCTTGCTGCTTTGTGTGTATCATATCAACACCTAGTTGATGGGAgtggtattgtttttttcctggatTTAACCTTCcctttgtatgtttgtatatttacTACTGAATCAGGTACAGtatgattaaaagaaaaatagacaAAACAAAGGTGATACGCCGCATAGCGGCAATCATTGTTATCACGcttaaaaaaactttcagtaTTCATCAATGCGGTTTATTGCCCAGCCCTAttcatgcttttaaaaaagccatGCAAAGAACTCATAGTTCAAAGTCTTAAATACCaaagatgatgaaaatgatgGGGAACCAGATCCTTGAAAGGGTGACATTGGCTGTGTTTAGGTGCACACTACTAATTTGATATTAGCCCGAAGGCAGTACTCCGACTATGGATGTTGTCCTGTAAACGCCTTTATCCAGTTATCTTAATAGGGCTAAGGTCAAAATCAGAGTAAACGTAACTCGGTTAAGGCGGCTACGTTTTTGCTCACCTTAGTCagatttcattcagtttttttaaaactgcctATGCAAATGGCCTCTATGAGCCGgatgttgtttgtgtgttttgtactCAAACCTGCATGGCAGATGGAAACATGGCAGTGTGGGGAGAGGCGGTGcagttattaataaaaatgatcatttttgtaCAGTTAAACTTTTCATGCAGATTATTAAAAGAATCCAGTGTCTCACAGTTTTCCCACAAACTGTGGTTATGGACCAAACCTCAAACTCTGtaggggggtctgggggcatGCTCCCACGGGAGAAAATTTTGTTCatgtatttacagtaaattacattatatattgtgtatgtgcttgACATATTGACAGTGGCTGTTGATTATTTAGTACAAAactggtttgtgtttttaaaagtgccTGTTATGTGATTTACATCTATCAGGCTTTGTGTCATGTTAAATTTGAAATGTCTAAAATTGAAATGTAAAGTGTAGAGCTGTTACTTAAAACATCTGGTAGTAGTAgagattcatttttcattttatgggCTCCATACACAAACAGTGTGTCACTTTTGGAGTATACAAATATTAAGCTACAGCTTTTACCCGGCCCAGTTGGTGCATGTGTAAATAGGTTGAGTGTACAATGCtgccaaaccttttttttattttatgtgaaagtGGCAAATGAGACACATTCGTATGATATTACCTTTTTTCCTTCCACTATCTTTACTTATTAACTAccagaaatatatttacagttgTACTACATCAAGGCTATCCTCTGATGAAGTTATTATATGCGTTGCAAGCATTATTCTTAAGAGATGTCATGCACTGTTATTGTAAAAAAAGTGTCTCGTCTTTGAAGGTGGAATTTTCGCTTTGAAGGTGggaaacatttacataaattggttgattgattaaGTCAAGGGGTTGTGTCTGATTGGATTTTCTCTGGAAGAATCTCAATCTATACTGTAGCCATCCTCTGCCAATGAGAAGAAAGTTGATTCCTCACCATTCAATATGGAATTGATTATGTCTCCCATCATAGGTAATCACGTCCCGCAGTGCAGTGCGATACCCTGAGTGCATCTGTACTCAGTCAGCTAGCAATTGTGTTTTTGGCTCACTTGGAGTGTGCATTTCTTTCTGGTGGATGGGGTTGTTTGCAAGCCTCTCTTCTTGTGCAACTGAAACCAGTTTGAGAGTGATGAACATACTGGAAATAGCAGGCCTTTATAAATGTAAGAGGTAGCTTCTGCAGGAAAATGCAaattgcttctcttttcttaaTCCCCATCTGTAAAGTGGAGATTTACAACACAGCATAGCACCATCAATGATTTGAGCCTGCAATCTTATTTATGGATATTTTGTCAACGTCTTTCTTTATTATAagttatttaattaaaactgaggTTGCTTGCTAGGCTAATAGATACGTTCAAAACCTGTTACACTAGATTGCGGATTGGCAAGGACACAAATTTCAGATTTTGAATATCCATTGGGTGAAATagctaatgacaaaaatattgtaaaatctGAAGGTATCATTGTAATGAGGCTGTGAAGGCCTCAGATTTTAGAATTAGGAACTAAGATACCTAGGAATTTTGTTGGATTTGAACTATGCACTTAATATTGCATAATGGTCAGTTACTGCTAAAGGGTCATTTTGAGAAAGATTTaatattgaatgtttttgtgttgaatGCTAGATTGGCGTAGTAAGTATGATAAAGAAAGTGGTGCGTTGAAATTCAGTTtctcttgttttaaaaatgctgaggGCACTGGTCGTGTTTGTTCTTTTCTCCTCAGACCAATAGCAAGGCCTTCACGGCTAAGACCTCCTGTGTGCGACGTCGCTACAGCGAATTTGTGTGGCTGAAGAAGAAGCTCCAGAAGAATTCTGGGGTTGTGTAAGTCATAaactttcttttcctttcaacAACTGACACAGTGGCAGACTGGGTGTAGTGCTTACTAGTAATCACTGATACAGTAGTGCCCTTCTGACCTGTAATCACTGACACAGTGGTGCCCTTCTGACCTGTAATCACTGACACAGTGGTGCCATTCTCACCTGTAATTACTGACACAGTGGTGACCTATTATTACTGACAATATAACACATAGTTGTGTTAATGAACTGCACTCTCTGACGCAGTAGTACAGTGGTTCATTCCGGCCTCTAATGGGCGGTAGTGTGGACTAGTACTTAAGGAACTGAACTTGGAATCTAAAGGTCACAGGAACCTGAAGGTTTCATTTCTATGTAGTGCGGTGTACACTTTTGGTGTAGGTCTTCAGTGTgcattgaaatatattattcGATTAGGAATGAAATGTAGGATATGCTTGTTACAATGGATATTGGTGTGCCATGAAGTTGATTATCATAGCAATATCAGTTAAACTAAGTTGTAAGAATTAATTGCACTAAAACTAATAGTATTTGAAACTGAACTAAAACttgtcattttcagaaaatcaaACTAAACTGAAACTGTAAATTCCCCCTGAAAAGTAACAGACACTAAGCTGAAATAGAAAACCAAAATCAAAAgctaaatagaaataaaaactaatggAAAAATTCAAAACTATAGTTACCCCGATGCATTAACCCTTTTAAGGtctaagatcacaaatatgcgattataATTGCATATAACCTAACCCAATCATAGACATGAATGTGCAATTTTACAGTTGGAGACTAAACAATATGGAATTCTTACAAAATGCCTAGAAATGGGAATGGTGCAAGTAGGCACAAATAGCGAaggcacaaacaaaaatatggaaGTTAATTAAATTACAGATGAGGAAATGGAGGTGACGGTCCACAAGGTACAGCATCGCAATGGTGTATTACAACATAGCACACACGAATGAAGAGCAGAACATTTTGGAGTGCTAACACAAAATGATGTCATTGGGTGTAAAAAGGGTGTTTCTTCTATTTGTCTCCACCTTATTTTAGTGTGTTCACCGCAGGTAGACATAAGCATGCGCAGattaaataatgtaacaaaAGATGGAGAGTGCCGTAATCCCCACAGATCAGATCCTAATAGAGTTTTTAACCTGTTGCAACTGTTTAGTAAATGTGACATCGATATTGCCACCTTATAGAAATGACTTATTCGGGGAGAAATTAGCCACAGGATAAACTGGCCCTTAGTAGTGTCACTGCAAGTGTGGTAATGCGATTATGTCTACATTTCCTCTTGCGTTGCCCTGCAGTACCGAGCACACTCAGCAAGTGTGTCGGTGCCCTGTAGTGACTGCTTCAACCTTGTCTATTCAACAGTCCTGTTCCTGGCCTCCCTGGCAAGACGctcttcttctccttcagcAATGAAGACTTCATCGAGAGGAGGCGGCGAGGCCTGCAGAACTTTCTGGATAAGTGAGTGCCTCCTACTGCTTATTAGTGCTGTTCTGATTCCATAAGTCTGGCTTTGATACCAATACCAACTTTGGTAGCTCTATATTGATACCAAATCGATACCACGGTAAATCTCTGATAATCATGAATTTCtcatgaaattaaatgtaaacttaactcttctttaaaaataaataaataaataataataatttaaaatatctgaTGCGCAAACTCATAAAGTTACTGAACACCTGGCTAGACTGTCTTGCTCTATATAATATACTCAGTTTGTATTCAGTTTGTATTCGTCAAATAAGACTGGGGAAAGGGGTCTGAATTAACTTGCATGCACGCATTTTGTGAGCAAAAACATTGCACTTAAACCTTTGAAGTACCTTAATCTGCACATGTATCTATCTGTTATCATTATACACATTGAGATTTGCTAGATTATAGTCTTGCCACAGTGTTATATTGGTATTGATTCATTATTTCCCTTAATTAACAAGTGTGCTGACGATCTGAAAAATCCATTGGCCGGTAAACAGACATCTTATTTTTCACAACATGTTAGGcagattaaacaataaatatggtTTTCAGAAATTTGTTTGAACTCTCTGAGCCCTAAggtgttttacacattttttcactaccctcaggtttttgttttcacagattAAGCAGGTTTATGTAATAGATAACCCCTCATGCAATCTCTCATCTTGTCCACAAGACATGTCCATATCTGGTATATGCCAAGCTTAGGCCTGTGTATGATATGGATTAGTTGGCAGGCTCTATTATTTGAGGATAAAGACATTTTTGCTTAATAAAGAGATGCGTTCACTAGAGTATATCTGCAAAATCAAAAGTGTCAGTTCAGGTGTAGTATCGTTCATTACAAGACTAGGTTATACGGAGCAACCACATGATATGGCAACAGGGCATACCAATGctttataatgtataaaaatgtcagcATATCACAGTACCTGGTGGAAATAGCATATCAGAGTACCTGGTGGAAATATGTTCAACGAACTGATATGGTTAAGTAAAACTTAACTTCAATTCAAACGTTAAATATACTATTTTAACATTAATacgttataaaataaaattaacagtGTGCATAACTATATGATAGAAGAAAATTTTTTTAGAGATAATTTGTGTAACTACAattctttttttgccataaaGTGAATGTGGTTACAAGTTATTCAAGCAGGTGACAAACAGCCTAGAAGTGACATGAATTCCAATGTCAGTTTTATACATAAACATAAGTTTTGTATTGCCAGTGAAACAATGGTTATATTCCAGTAGTTATAATAGTATTAGCAAaatctgtgtttgtattttattacacaaaccgtaaaaacaacacataatcTATTACAATAGTGGTATTCTCCTTGGATTTATGTCGTCCGCAGTTGGATCCATGCACTTTTCCTCATCCCAGAAAGCGCACTTTCACCTCCTGAACTGTAGTCTTCATCACTACAGcgaagtatgtgtgtgcacacgcgtgtgtgtgcgtgtgcgtgcgtctgtttgtgtccgtgcgtgcgtgcacgtgtgcgtgtgtgtgcgtgcttgtttgtgtgtgtgcgcccgcgtgcgtgcatgcgtgtgtgtgtgcgtgtgtgtgagcgtatgcttgggcttgtgtgtgtgtattggtgtcAGAGAGCCTAGTTTCACctacacagacagagaggctgtggcTGATGGAGATAGATTGTGCTGGATCCCTGGCTGCGCATGTCTGCACACACCCTCTGCGGACCcacacagtgaaaatgaacaCCATAAATCTCACCGCCCCACTGGAAGGCAGCAGTCTTCATATCACTCGCTTGTGTTTGCTGTGCTCACAGCAGCCCGTGCTGTTTACACGCAGTCTCTGTTGCCCAGCTGCAGCCCGCTAAAAGTCGTGCATTAGTTTATAATGATCTGGTGACTACAAGCTAACGTATGGACTTGTGCGGTTCTGAAATACAGGtcataaagaacaaaaatactgACCATCGTCAACGTATACATTTATACCCACTGTCCTTCGAGGATACTAAATTGAGGACAGTGACAACATagaattgcatttaaaatgagcagTGGAAGATAACCGTAGGTATTAGTTACGTTGGAGGACTGGCCATTTCACACTGCCTGCTTCAATTTATTCAGCAAACATTATAAACAGAGCTGTTTAATATTAATGACATTCAAATGGATTTtgtaaaaaagataaatgattttcatattaaaaaagaacagatttGATACCGATTCCTGTGATGCCGTTTTTGTAGCAATATCAATTCAGTGTGTTTGTATTCGTTAATTCCTCCTCTATATGCTGTTATCCATTGGTGGTGTTGGGTACACCGAATGCAAAAGAACAAGTGCCTAAAATCCAACAACCATCTTTAAAATTAGGTAAAATTTGAAATGTCCTCGATATTACTTTGCCAGGCAACATTGGGCCAGATTTAAGACTTTTGTGACTTGTTTCAGGCACAGATATGACGTATTGTGTCCCAGAAACAATTGTCATTTTGATCAAAATTTTGATCATCGGTGGGTGCTCTTCTCTCCTTAATGCATATACTTTTAAGGGAGGATCACACAATTAACGGGCGGAGCTGCACTACATTGCCATAAGTATGTGGACATCACACccgtatgtgcatatgtgtgttgaACAtatcattccaaaaccatgggtattaatatggagttggtccccctTTGCTATAACAACCAAAATTCTTCTGGGGAGGCTTTTCACTAGATTtttgaacatggctgcagggattcgcttccattcagccacaagagcattagtgaggttgggcactgatatTGGACGttaaggcctggcttgcagtcagTGTTCCATTTCATTCACAAGTTCTTTGATCGTATTCGGGGGTTGAGGTCAGCGCTGTGTGCAGggcagtcaagttcttccacaccaaactcggcaaactatttctttatggaccttgctttgtgcttgggggcattgtcatgatACTGAATCAGGAAAGGGTCTTCCTCAAACTGTTGcaacaaagttggaagcacacaattctctataATGTCATTGTATTGTGTAGcgttaagatttcccttcactggaactaaggggccttgacaaaaccatgaaaaacaaccctACATCATTCCTCCTctaccaaactttacagttgccGCTATGCATTCGGGCAGGTACTGGTTCACCTGGCAttcaccaaacccagatttgtccgtCGGACTGCCAGttagtgaagtgtgattcatcactccagagaatgccTTTCCATTGCTCTATAGTTTAATGACGTGCACTTTACAGCACTCCAGCCAACGCTTAGCAtagtgatcttaggcttgtgtgcagCTGCTCGGCCAAGTATGTACATTTGGTTCGCTGTTAGTTGTTTCTAGGCAGTTTTCTTCCTGCAAAATTAGCGACAAAGAGAATAAGAAGTGGATATGCTTCTAGTAATAGTCTTGTTTCGAGTGGAGCTCCGGTATTTGGattgtgaaaatgaactttTGTGACTACCAGTCATCACAGATGTCACCAAATCCACCAAAGCTGAAAAATTCAGGACAGCCACTTTAACATGTTTTAAAGTGTGCCATCAGCTTCATTAAATTTACAtgtcacatattttaaatattaaaatgctaaGCATGCACAGCAGAATCAACCTTTTAGAGCCAGGTGGATGTCTGGTAACAGCAACATTTGACTGAAACAAAGCATGTGAATGTCATAATAGCTCAGAATTAGCTTTTATTGGCTTACTTTTCATCTAGTATAATTAATTGAGCTTTATAGTGTTTTAATGACTGCTTTGTGTTGCATACCTCTGTATTAACTCATATACATTTGTTGCAATAGCGTGACTTAATCCCGGCTACTGGTTGTTTGTTGTGGCTTCATTTTGTGCTGCATTGTTGTGTCcctcttttaattgttttagAGTAGTATACATATTGACTATGCGCAGTTCTACAGTTAATTCACATATGCATGTCGACAGTGAATGTGTTCTTTAATAACTGATGGCAGTTGTGACACATAATGTATATCACAATAATAAGTttctgtactgtgtgtctgtacgcaGGGTGGTGCACATGACTGTTTGCCTCTCGGACAGTCAGCTGCACTTGTTTCTGCAGACGCAGCTTCCTGTGCGCCACATTGAGGACTGTGTGCAGGGACACACCCCCTACTCTGTAACAGATGCTATCCTCACCTATGCTTCCTCCAATCGCGGTTGGGCTCAGGAAGAAGAGGGCGTGGTCCAGGAACCAAGCCTTCCTTCAGTTTCATATGAATCCGTGGACAGGTATGAATCCATTTATATCAAGATATGTTCACAggatttggaaaataaatattatttagagGGTCTTCATAAAAATAGTTAAACCTTAgatcagtgcatttaaaaaaaacaaggtacTAATTGTTTAGTATATAGTGCTAATTTTCTTCaagcattatttcagttttttagtGGTTCCTGGTTAACACAatcaagttttttaaaatcagttatcaaagtttttttttttaattatcagtaCATGAACTCACGGTTGATTGTGTAAGTAGAAGTATGGGAACCACTGAAAACCCTCTACACtattcaaaatacaaatatgtagtAATAGGTTATAATTTTGTGATAAGTTGCCCTGTTGCATTATTTGAAGGTGTCCTTCACCATTGAATGCTATATAAAGGCACTCATTAAGTGTATTACAAAGAAAGGATGAAGGGACTGCATTTCGTGCTGCAGAGTTAATTTCCTCAATATATCCAAACTGAAGAAATAACagtcattttgatttaaaatattttccacaatttcattagcgtatatttatttttgttgtagtCCCCAAACAGCACTACAATAACCCATTCCTGGACCAATAAGAGAATGGAGTACAGTTTGTACTTCTCCAGCAGGGAGTAATGCTAGAATCATCTGTTTTTATTATCGAAAAAGAGACTGACACAGTCTGTAATGAAGACATACACCACATACAATAATTGTATCTCCTGGGTTTATCAATACAAGGGCCTCTATACAGGCCCAAGACAGTGGATTCCTAAATCACCTACATATTTCTAATTATTCTTAATTGATTTTCATAGCCATAGCTGCCTGTCATGTACAAAAACACTGTGGATGTTTGCTCCGTTGAGTGTTAAAGTTTTAATGAGCTTTATTTCTCAGACACAACATGCTAGATGCCTGTGAATGAGACAGAAAATCCAATGCACCCAGTTCTGTGATTAGCACTTCATCCTAGGGAGATCCCAAAGTCCTCGCTCAGTAAATAAAGCTGCTATAGACATTAATGCAGCCTTGAGCAGCTTGAGACAGACTTTGGGACTGGGGAGCCCTCTTGGAACTGTTGTATGACTAAGGCAATGCAAATGACTCTCTGCTTTGtttccagccctgctcctcaTCTACCCAGCTTACAAAATGAGGAAAACTTTGATATCAGGGCTAGTGTGGCTGAAGGAACACCTTAATCAGAGGATTGCTCTCTAAAGGGTGTGTCCATGAGACAACACCTGTGCGGTTAGGGGAACTGAGGCCAGCATTGAAGAGGAACACGTTAATGAGGAGGATGTCCTGAAGGTTGATGTCCATGAGACTAACTCCTGTGTGATTAGGGGAACTGAGGCCAGCCTTGAAGAGGAACACCTTAATGAGGAGGATGTCCTAAAGGTTGATGTCCATGAGACTAACTCCTGTGTGATTGGGGGAACTGGGGCCAGCCTTGAAGAGGAACACGTTAATGAGGGGGATGTCCTAAAGGTTGATGTCCATGAGACTAACTCCTGTGTGATTAGGGGAACTGAGGCCAGCCTTGAAGAGGAACACCTTAATGAGGAGGATGTCCTAAAGGTTGATGTCCATGAGACTAACTCC
Protein-coding sequences here:
- the LOC135242631 gene encoding sorting nexin-11-like, whose protein sequence is MCTFEGCIQCCATFFRMNEILEEDEFIAVRVQDPRVQNEGFWNSYVDFKIFLHTNSKAFTAKTSCVRRRYSEFVWLKKKLQKNSGVVPVPGLPGKTLFFSFSNEDFIERRRRGLQNFLDKVVHMTVCLSDSQLHLFLQTQLPVRHIEDCVQGHTPYSVTDAILTYASSNRGWAQEEEGVVQEPSLPSVSYESVDSPAPHLPSLQNEENFDIRASVAEGTP